A genomic region of Candidatus Pseudomonas phytovorans contains the following coding sequences:
- the kdpC gene encoding potassium-transporting ATPase subunit KdpC, with protein MNTYVRPALSLALLMTLVTGALYPLVVTGIAQVAFPQQANGSLVRDDQGQVRGSALIAQEFKGDGWFHARPSAGAYATVASSASNLSPSNPALAERVKGEAAALYQAQQGPVPQALLTTSGSGLDPHLPPEAVAYQIPRVAAARQLPVERLQALQEEATLHPLIGPPVVNVLALNQALEHLNH; from the coding sequence ATGAATACTTATGTACGCCCGGCATTGAGCCTGGCTTTGTTGATGACGCTGGTGACTGGCGCGCTGTATCCGCTGGTGGTGACGGGTATCGCTCAAGTCGCGTTCCCGCAACAGGCCAATGGCAGCCTGGTACGCGATGACCAGGGTCAGGTACGCGGTTCGGCATTGATCGCCCAGGAATTCAAAGGCGATGGCTGGTTCCATGCGCGGCCTTCGGCAGGCGCTTACGCCACGGTGGCCAGCAGTGCCAGCAACCTTTCGCCAAGCAATCCGGCGCTGGCCGAGCGGGTCAAGGGGGAGGCGGCTGCGTTGTATCAGGCGCAGCAAGGCCCGGTGCCGCAGGCGCTGTTGACCACCTCGGGCAGTGGCCTTGACCCGCACTTGCCGCCGGAGGCGGTGGCCTATCAGATTCCGCGGGTGGCGGCGGCGCGGCAACTGCCGGTGGAGCGCTTGCAAGCCTTGCAGGAAGAGGCCACCCTCCACCCATTGATCGGCCCGCCAGTGGTCAATGTGCTGGCGTTGAACCAGGCACTTGAGCATTTGAACCACTGA
- a CDS encoding LysR family transcriptional regulator translates to MAFTSDSLAIFLAVLDAGSFSAAARKLGRVPSAVSMAIAQLEAELDMPLFDRATRKALPTSAALALEPQARQVICQLNLLDAQALQLHKGLEKRLTIAMAPELQTGRWSQPLEVLAQEFPSLEIEVRSATQTEAIRLLHDGSVQLALVFERPGIDERESFLEAGSQLLVAVASPRHPAGQNSGTPLPEEAFAEQRQIIVASGKATGSDPRMVLSRRIWLTDSYLATLDLVQSGLGWAYLPQPLVEPLIASGALAEVRFDNMASRLRLWVDIIWIKSRPLGLGARRYLDVMRQCFETESPRS, encoded by the coding sequence ATGGCGTTTACCAGCGACTCCCTGGCAATTTTCCTCGCGGTGCTGGATGCCGGCTCGTTCTCCGCCGCCGCCCGCAAGCTGGGCCGTGTGCCTTCGGCGGTAAGCATGGCAATTGCCCAACTGGAAGCGGAGCTGGACATGCCGCTGTTTGACCGGGCCACGCGCAAAGCCTTGCCCACCAGCGCCGCGCTGGCGCTGGAGCCCCAGGCCAGGCAGGTGATCTGCCAGCTCAACCTGCTGGATGCCCAGGCGCTGCAACTGCACAAAGGCCTGGAAAAACGCCTGACCATCGCCATGGCGCCCGAGTTGCAGACCGGCCGCTGGAGCCAGCCACTGGAAGTCCTCGCCCAGGAGTTTCCCAGCCTGGAAATCGAGGTACGTTCGGCCACCCAGACCGAGGCCATTCGTCTGCTGCACGACGGCAGTGTGCAACTGGCGCTGGTTTTCGAACGGCCCGGCATCGACGAGCGCGAGTCGTTCCTCGAAGCCGGCAGCCAGCTGCTGGTGGCCGTCGCCTCCCCGCGTCATCCGGCCGGGCAGAACAGCGGCACGCCACTGCCCGAAGAGGCCTTCGCCGAGCAACGGCAGATCATCGTGGCCTCAGGCAAAGCCACGGGGTCGGACCCGCGCATGGTGCTGTCGCGGCGCATCTGGCTGACCGACAGCTACCTGGCGACGCTGGACCTGGTGCAGTCCGGCCTGGGCTGGGCGTACCTTCCGCAACCGCTGGTTGAACCGCTGATTGCATCAGGGGCACTGGCCGAGGTGCGCTTTGACAACATGGCCAGTCGCCTGCGCCTGTGGGTCGACATCATCTGGATCAAGTCGCGCCCCTTGGGCCTTGGCGCCAGGCGTTACCTGGATGTCATGCGCCAATGCTTTGAAACAGAATCCCCGAGGTCCTGA
- a CDS encoding sensor histidine kinase KdpD — protein sequence MSDSARADALLANLPRTGRGQLKVFLGAAPGVGKTFAMLQAAHAQQRQGVQVLAGVVETHGRAETEALLAGLQQQPLLRSQYRGVTLEEMDLDGLLKAVKTLVLVDELAHTNAPGSRHAKRWQDVQELLAAGIDVYTTVNVQHLESLNDKVRDITGVQVRETLPDWVLQEAFELVLIDLPPRELLERLREGKVYVPEQARAAIDAYFSQTNLTALRELAMQTAAAQVDADLAHGYRQRGQEAPSLRGRLLVGVDGDDQAERLVRHASRVAQRRHLPWSLVHVDNGRLRDETARHRLQAAQQLAERLGGEVVLLRAGEVARTLIQHAAERRASLVLVGQSRDRLRRRLFGAGVAARLLRESHGLEINVLDRDVQPQAPRSVVRRVWVWRHYLLALLATVMAAGLAWAVSSVLALPNISLVFLAAVLLVAVRSSLGPALACAALSFLAYDFLFIPPNFSFSIQREEDVLTLVFFLLMAALTGNLAARQRRQLQALRETQAQTSQLLDLSRRLTVATDRQAVFSAAGQHLNGWQDMQVCLLERNGEGQLQVASGEAHAFSDNERAAADWAWQHGQAAGQGSDTLPNGRWWWWPLAVDEQPMALLGVRPRNGQPLSDPRRRLLTALGQPLAQALARARLAEQLEAARLHGETEQLRSALLASVSHDLRTPLTAMRGSIDSLLALGEAIPTEDRRELLEGTRNEAERLDRYIQNLLDMTRLGHGGLKLARDWVAPADIVGSALNRLRVVLAALRVHTNVPAELPLLFVHAALIEQALVNVLENAARFSPANGRLELQVAVHDEQLRFTVSDQGPGIPVADREKIFDMFYTAARGDRGGQGTGLGLAICQGMIGAHGGQILVGEGIDGQGTGITLCLPLPPQPEAESETP from the coding sequence ATGAGTGATTCCGCTCGCGCAGATGCGCTGTTGGCTAATCTCCCGCGCACCGGCCGGGGCCAGCTGAAGGTGTTCCTCGGCGCCGCCCCCGGCGTCGGCAAGACCTTTGCCATGCTCCAGGCCGCACACGCCCAGCAACGCCAGGGCGTTCAGGTGCTGGCCGGGGTAGTGGAAACCCACGGCCGTGCCGAAACCGAAGCGCTGCTCGCGGGGCTGCAACAGCAGCCGCTGCTACGCAGCCAGTACCGAGGCGTCACCCTTGAAGAGATGGACCTCGACGGCTTGCTCAAGGCCGTAAAAACGCTGGTACTGGTCGACGAACTGGCCCACACCAACGCCCCCGGCAGCCGCCACGCCAAGCGCTGGCAGGACGTGCAGGAGCTGCTGGCCGCTGGCATCGACGTGTACACCACGGTCAACGTCCAGCACCTGGAAAGCCTCAACGACAAGGTCCGCGACATCACCGGCGTACAAGTGCGTGAAACCCTGCCGGACTGGGTGCTGCAGGAAGCCTTCGAGCTGGTACTGATCGACCTGCCACCGCGCGAACTGCTCGAACGCCTGCGCGAAGGCAAGGTGTACGTGCCCGAGCAGGCGCGTGCAGCCATCGACGCCTATTTCTCGCAAACCAACCTTACCGCCCTGCGCGAACTGGCCATGCAAACCGCCGCTGCGCAGGTCGATGCTGACCTGGCCCACGGCTATCGCCAACGCGGCCAGGAGGCCCCGTCCTTGCGCGGGCGGCTGCTGGTGGGTGTGGATGGCGACGACCAGGCCGAGCGCCTGGTGCGCCATGCCAGCCGCGTGGCGCAACGCCGTCACCTGCCCTGGAGCCTGGTGCATGTGGACAACGGTCGCCTGCGCGACGAAACCGCACGGCATCGCTTGCAGGCAGCCCAGCAACTGGCCGAGCGCCTGGGCGGTGAGGTGGTGCTGTTAAGGGCGGGTGAAGTGGCGCGCACCTTGATCCAGCATGCCGCCGAACGGCGGGCCAGCCTGGTGCTGGTGGGGCAGTCCCGTGACCGCCTGCGCCGGCGCCTGTTCGGTGCCGGCGTGGCGGCACGGCTGCTGCGCGAAAGCCATGGCCTGGAAATCAACGTGCTGGACCGCGACGTGCAGCCGCAAGCGCCGCGATCTGTAGTGAGGCGGGTGTGGGTATGGCGCCATTACCTGCTGGCGTTGCTGGCCACCGTGATGGCGGCGGGGCTGGCCTGGGCGGTATCGAGTGTGCTGGCGTTGCCCAACATCTCGCTGGTGTTTCTGGCTGCGGTGTTGCTGGTGGCAGTGCGCAGCAGCCTGGGGCCTGCGCTGGCCTGCGCTGCGCTGTCGTTCCTGGCTTATGACTTTCTGTTCATCCCGCCCAACTTCTCGTTCAGCATCCAGCGCGAAGAAGACGTGCTGACGCTGGTGTTCTTCCTGCTGATGGCCGCGCTTACCGGCAACCTGGCTGCCCGCCAGCGCCGACAGTTGCAGGCGCTGCGCGAAACCCAGGCGCAGACCAGCCAGTTGCTCGACCTGTCGCGCCGGCTGACGGTGGCCACCGACCGCCAGGCCGTGTTCAGCGCCGCCGGCCAGCATCTGAACGGCTGGCAGGACATGCAAGTGTGCCTGCTTGAGCGCAACGGCGAAGGCCAGTTGCAGGTGGCGAGCGGCGAAGCCCACGCCTTCAGTGACAACGAACGGGCCGCTGCCGATTGGGCCTGGCAGCACGGTCAGGCCGCCGGCCAGGGCAGTGACACCCTGCCCAATGGCCGCTGGTGGTGGTGGCCGCTGGCGGTGGACGAGCAGCCTATGGCGCTGCTGGGCGTGCGCCCGCGCAACGGGCAGCCGCTCAGCGACCCCCGCCGGCGCCTGCTCACCGCCCTTGGCCAGCCGCTGGCCCAGGCCCTGGCACGCGCCCGCCTGGCCGAACAGCTGGAAGCCGCGCGCCTGCACGGCGAAACCGAGCAATTGCGCAGCGCCTTGCTGGCTTCCGTGTCCCACGACCTGCGCACGCCGTTGACCGCCATGCGCGGGAGCATCGACAGCCTGCTGGCGTTGGGCGAAGCGATACCGACTGAAGACCGCCGCGAGCTGCTGGAGGGCACCCGCAACGAGGCGGAACGCCTTGACCGCTATATCCAGAACCTGCTGGACATGACCCGCCTGGGCCATGGTGGGCTCAAGCTGGCCCGCGACTGGGTAGCCCCGGCGGACATCGTCGGCAGTGCGCTCAACCGCTTGCGCGTTGTGCTGGCTGCGCTGCGGGTGCACACCAACGTGCCAGCCGAGCTGCCGTTGCTGTTCGTGCATGCGGCGCTGATCGAGCAGGCGCTGGTCAACGTGCTGGAAAACGCCGCACGTTTTTCCCCGGCCAATGGTCGGCTTGAGCTGCAGGTGGCTGTGCATGATGAGCAGTTGCGGTTTACCGTCAGCGATCAGGGCCCCGGTATTCCGGTAGCCGACCGCGAGAAGATTTTCGACATGTTCTATACCGCCGCCCGTGGTGATCGCGGTGGGCAGGGCACCGGCCTGGGCCTGGCCATCTGCCAGGGCATGATCGGCGCCCATGGCGGGCAGATTCTGGTGGGCGAAGGCATCGATGGCCAGGGCACCGGCATCACTCTATGCTTGCCGCTACCCCCTCAACCTGAAGCCGAAAGCGAAACCCCATGA
- the kdpB gene encoding potassium-transporting ATPase subunit KdpB, giving the protein MNMPIPEMNARHNAKDQTRFSALWRPALVQAFVKLDPRQLKRSPVMLVVALTALLTTVLCVAPGSGVSTGVAVQIALWLWFTVLFANFAEALAEGRGKARADSLKAGSQGLTAQRRQRDGSFETVAAGALRKDDVVRVVAGEMIPGDGEVLEGIAAVNEAAITGESAPVIRESGGDRSAVTGNTRLVSDWLLIRITSNPGESTLDRMIALVEGAKRQKTPNEIALDILLIGLTLIFLIVVVTLQPFAHFAGGSLPLIFLAALLVTLIPTTIGGLLSAIGIAGMDRLVRLNVIARSGRAVEAAGDVHTLMLDKTGTITFGNRRCSALHAAPGITAKELGEGALLASLADDTAEGKSIVEYLRQLHDFVEPPAGQFDAVAFSAETRLSGIDLQQHRYRKGAVDAVLAFIGMQRLEMPPALAREVERIAQSGGTPLLVCIDKRLLGVIHLKDVVKPGIRERFAELRKLGIRTVMVTGDNPLTAAAIAAEAGVDDVLAEATPEKKLARIRQEQNDGRLVAMCGDGANDAPALAQADVGMAMNDGTQAAREAANMVDLDSDPTKLLDVVQVGKELLVTRGALTTFSIANDVAKYFAILPALFAAIYPQLGVLNLMQLASPQSAILSAIVFNALIIIVLIPLALRGVRVQAASAAHLLRRNLLIYGLGGIMVPFAGIKLIDLLLNALHLV; this is encoded by the coding sequence ATGAACATGCCCATCCCTGAAATGAACGCCCGGCACAACGCCAAGGACCAGACCCGTTTCAGCGCGCTGTGGCGCCCGGCGCTGGTACAGGCATTCGTCAAGCTCGACCCGCGCCAGCTCAAACGCTCGCCGGTGATGCTGGTGGTGGCCCTGACTGCGCTGCTGACCACGGTGCTGTGCGTTGCCCCCGGCAGTGGCGTAAGCACTGGCGTTGCGGTGCAGATCGCCCTGTGGCTGTGGTTTACCGTGCTGTTCGCCAACTTCGCCGAAGCCCTCGCCGAAGGCCGTGGCAAGGCCCGCGCCGACAGCCTCAAGGCGGGCAGCCAAGGCCTCACCGCCCAGCGTCGCCAGCGTGATGGCAGCTTTGAGACGGTTGCAGCCGGCGCGCTGCGCAAGGACGACGTGGTGCGCGTGGTGGCCGGCGAAATGATCCCCGGTGACGGCGAGGTGCTCGAAGGCATTGCGGCGGTCAACGAGGCGGCCATCACGGGCGAGTCCGCGCCGGTGATCCGCGAGTCCGGCGGAGACCGCTCGGCGGTGACCGGCAACACGCGGCTGGTTTCCGACTGGCTGTTGATCCGCATCACCAGCAACCCGGGCGAGTCGACTCTGGACCGTATGATTGCCCTGGTCGAAGGGGCCAAACGGCAGAAAACCCCGAACGAAATCGCCCTCGACATCCTGCTGATCGGCCTGACTCTGATCTTCCTGATCGTAGTAGTGACCTTGCAGCCGTTCGCCCACTTCGCCGGTGGCAGCCTGCCGCTGATTTTCCTGGCTGCATTGCTGGTGACGCTGATCCCCACCACCATCGGCGGCCTGCTGTCGGCCATCGGTATCGCCGGCATGGACCGGCTGGTGCGGCTGAACGTCATCGCCCGTTCGGGCCGTGCGGTGGAGGCGGCCGGTGATGTGCACACGCTGATGCTCGACAAGACCGGCACCATCACCTTCGGCAACCGCCGCTGCAGCGCCCTGCATGCAGCGCCCGGCATCACTGCCAAAGAGTTGGGGGAGGGCGCCTTGCTGGCCTCGCTGGCTGACGACACGGCCGAAGGCAAGTCGATTGTCGAGTACTTGCGCCAATTGCACGACTTCGTCGAACCGCCTGCCGGGCAATTCGACGCGGTGGCCTTCAGTGCCGAGACGCGCCTGTCGGGCATCGACTTGCAGCAGCACCGCTACCGTAAGGGCGCAGTCGATGCGGTGCTGGCGTTCATCGGCATGCAACGGCTGGAGATGCCGCCGGCACTGGCCCGTGAAGTGGAGCGCATTGCCCAGAGCGGCGGCACACCGTTGCTGGTGTGCATCGACAAGCGCCTGCTTGGCGTGATCCACCTCAAGGATGTGGTCAAACCGGGTATCCGCGAGCGCTTTGCCGAGCTGCGCAAGCTGGGCATTCGCACGGTAATGGTGACTGGCGACAACCCGCTGACCGCCGCCGCGATCGCCGCCGAAGCCGGGGTGGATGACGTGCTGGCCGAGGCCACGCCGGAGAAAAAGCTGGCGCGCATCCGCCAGGAGCAGAATGACGGCCGCCTGGTGGCGATGTGCGGCGACGGTGCCAACGACGCCCCGGCGCTGGCCCAGGCTGACGTGGGCATGGCCATGAACGACGGCACCCAGGCCGCGCGGGAGGCGGCCAACATGGTCGACCTGGACAGCGACCCGACCAAGTTGCTGGATGTGGTGCAGGTCGGCAAGGAGTTGCTGGTGACCCGTGGTGCGCTGACCACGTTCTCCATTGCCAACGACGTGGCCAAGTATTTCGCCATCCTGCCGGCGCTGTTCGCCGCCATCTACCCGCAGCTGGGCGTGCTCAACCTGATGCAGCTGGCCAGCCCGCAGAGCGCGATCCTGTCGGCCATCGTATTCAACGCACTGATCATCATCGTGCTGATCCCGCTGGCGCTGCGTGGCGTGCGGGTGCAGGCGGCGAGTGCTGCGCACCTGCTGCGGCGCAACCTGCTGATCTACGGGCTGGGCGGCATTATGGTGCCGTTTGCCGGGATCAAGCTGATCGACCTGCTGCTCAATGCCTTGCACCTGGTCTGA
- a CDS encoding response regulator yields MSQSATLLVIDDEPQIRKFLRISLASQGYKVLEAATGAEGLAQAALGKPDLVVLDLGLPDMDGQQVLRELREWSAVPVMVLSVRASEVQKVDALDGGANDYVTKPFGIQEFLARVRALLRQVPQAGGSEVAASFGPLTVDFAFRRVTLDGLEVALTRKEYALLALLAGHPGRVITQQQLLKDIWGPTHVEDTHYLRIVVGHVRQKLGDDPTAPRFIITEAGVGYRLVAPTL; encoded by the coding sequence ATGAGCCAGTCCGCCACCCTGTTGGTCATCGACGATGAACCACAGATCCGCAAGTTCCTGCGCATCAGCCTGGCCTCGCAAGGCTACAAGGTGCTTGAGGCGGCTACTGGCGCTGAAGGGCTGGCCCAGGCGGCGCTGGGCAAGCCGGACCTGGTGGTGCTCGACCTGGGCCTGCCAGACATGGACGGCCAGCAGGTGCTGCGCGAACTGCGCGAATGGAGCGCAGTGCCGGTGATGGTGTTGTCGGTGCGCGCCAGTGAAGTGCAGAAGGTCGATGCGCTGGATGGCGGCGCCAACGACTACGTGACCAAGCCGTTTGGTATCCAGGAGTTTCTGGCCCGAGTGCGCGCCTTGTTGCGCCAGGTGCCACAGGCCGGGGGCTCGGAAGTGGCGGCGAGCTTTGGGCCGCTGACGGTGGATTTTGCGTTTCGCCGAGTGACCCTCGATGGCCTGGAGGTGGCACTGACGCGCAAGGAGTATGCCTTGCTGGCGCTATTGGCCGGGCACCCGGGGCGGGTGATTACCCAGCAGCAACTGCTCAAGGACATCTGGGGGCCTACCCATGTGGAGGACACCCATTACCTGCGAATTGTGGTCGGGCACGTGCGGCAGAAACTGGGCGATGACCCCACGGCGCCGCGCTTCATCATTACCGAGGCGGGGGTGGGGTACAGGTTGGTGGCGCCGACCCTTTAA
- a CDS encoding FAD-dependent oxidoreductase, protein MESSVHRPTAWHVTHWSADPFSLGAYSALLSGGTSQHRSALGQVLQQRLVIAGEACSAAAPAMTHGAWNDGLRAAEAALSAGARKVIVIGAGCAGLAAAQRLRARDINCTVLEARGRTGGRTHSVDLGGVKADEGAAWLQHFAENPLATVAQQQGLACIETDFSRPLAAARGGVLPDVDGAWVALTQSIDRRLPLSEAITCYMATLDPARVRATQFAIDANLVLEACLPVAQLSVSALDEEGVGQGDHMLPGGYSALVDVLARNLDIRLNTAVTHIDWSSERVTVNEEVCDFCICTVPVGVLKALQFTPALPETHQQALTHLGMGRLEKVILQFDERWWPCSPSGYLRWYDVPASWGEWLDLTDAVGKPTIAGLIAADAIERQFSGRTDEQIAIAATEALQAWAAALGPTP, encoded by the coding sequence ATGGAGAGCAGCGTGCATAGACCAACCGCGTGGCATGTCACACACTGGAGTGCAGACCCGTTCAGCCTCGGCGCCTACAGCGCGCTGTTGTCAGGAGGGACGTCGCAACATCGAAGTGCACTGGGCCAAGTGCTGCAACAGCGTTTGGTCATAGCCGGTGAAGCGTGTAGCGCCGCCGCGCCAGCAATGACTCATGGTGCCTGGAATGATGGGCTGCGTGCCGCCGAGGCCGCCTTGAGTGCCGGAGCGCGCAAGGTGATCGTGATCGGGGCGGGTTGTGCAGGCCTGGCTGCCGCACAACGCCTGCGGGCCCGGGATATCAATTGCACTGTGCTGGAGGCACGGGGGCGAACAGGTGGGCGCACGCACTCTGTCGATCTGGGCGGCGTAAAGGCGGATGAGGGTGCTGCATGGCTTCAGCATTTCGCTGAAAACCCATTGGCCACCGTTGCGCAGCAACAGGGTTTGGCTTGCATCGAGACCGATTTCAGCCGCCCGCTTGCAGCGGCAAGAGGCGGGGTGCTGCCCGATGTCGACGGCGCCTGGGTGGCCTTGACCCAAAGCATTGATCGGCGGCTGCCGTTGTCAGAGGCAATTACCTGCTACATGGCCACACTCGACCCTGCGCGCGTGCGAGCCACACAGTTCGCCATCGACGCCAACCTTGTGCTGGAAGCGTGTTTGCCAGTGGCGCAACTGTCGGTCAGTGCGCTGGACGAAGAGGGCGTTGGGCAGGGTGATCACATGCTGCCAGGCGGCTACAGCGCGCTTGTCGACGTGCTGGCGAGGAATCTGGATATCCGCCTGAACACGGCGGTCACCCACATCGACTGGTCGAGCGAGCGCGTCACAGTAAATGAAGAAGTGTGCGATTTCTGCATTTGCACAGTCCCAGTGGGGGTGTTGAAGGCGTTGCAGTTCACCCCTGCGTTACCTGAAACACATCAACAAGCGCTGACACATCTGGGCATGGGCAGGCTGGAGAAGGTGATTCTGCAATTCGATGAACGCTGGTGGCCGTGTTCACCCTCAGGTTACCTGCGCTGGTATGACGTGCCTGCCAGTTGGGGTGAATGGCTGGACCTCACCGATGCCGTAGGCAAACCCACCATTGCCGGCCTGATTGCCGCTGACGCGATAGAGCGGCAGTTCAGCGGGCGCACTGATGAGCAGATCGCCATCGCAGCAACTGAAGCATTGCAGGCGTGGGCCGCCGCTCTCGGCCCCACGCCTTGA